From the Streptomyces nigrescens genome, one window contains:
- a CDS encoding ATP-binding cassette domain-containing protein — MESGAPLRRPRPAPPLLALRGIFKRYGAVQALADVDLEIRAGQVVALVGDNGAGKSTLIRVIAGVDPADEGVIEWEGRPVHITRPHDAQDLGIATVYQDLALCDNLDVVGNLFLGREIHRAGVLDEVEMERLTLDLLDMLAIRMPDVRLPVASLSGGQRQTVAISRSLLGEPQLVLLDEPTASLGIEQTAQVLDLVDQLRERGHGVLLISHNMGDIKAVADWIAVLRLGRNNGFFDVTTTSHEQIISSITGATDNAVTRRKTPEWEVEP; from the coding sequence ATGGAGTCCGGCGCACCTCTCCGGCGACCGAGGCCGGCGCCGCCCCTGCTGGCGCTGCGCGGCATCTTCAAGCGCTACGGCGCCGTCCAGGCCCTGGCCGATGTCGACCTGGAGATCCGCGCCGGTCAGGTCGTCGCCCTCGTGGGCGACAACGGCGCCGGCAAGTCCACGCTGATCAGGGTGATCGCCGGGGTCGACCCCGCCGATGAGGGCGTGATCGAGTGGGAGGGCCGGCCCGTCCACATCACCCGCCCGCACGATGCCCAGGACCTGGGAATCGCCACCGTCTACCAGGACCTCGCGCTGTGCGACAACCTCGACGTGGTCGGCAATCTCTTCCTCGGCCGCGAGATCCACCGGGCCGGCGTCCTCGACGAGGTGGAGATGGAACGCCTCACCCTCGACCTGCTGGACATGCTGGCCATCCGGATGCCCGACGTCCGCCTCCCGGTCGCCTCGCTCTCCGGCGGCCAGCGCCAGACCGTCGCGATCTCCCGCTCGCTCCTCGGCGAACCGCAGCTCGTACTCCTCGACGAGCCCACCGCGTCCCTGGGCATCGAACAGACCGCACAGGTCCTCGACCTCGTCGACCAGCTGCGGGAGCGCGGTCACGGGGTGCTTCTGATCAGCCACAACATGGGGGACATCAAGGCGGTCGCGGACTGGATCGCCGTCCTGCGGCTCGGCCGCAACAACGGGTTCTTCGATGTGACGACCACGTCCCACGAACAGATCATCTCCTCGATCACCGGAGCCACGGACAACGCCGTGACCCGCCGCAAGACGCCGGAGTGGGAGGTGGAGCCATGA
- a CDS encoding dsRBD fold-containing protein → MAKTVEWPVRLYLFEEDGTTKARVVLRTGTTTLTGHGTARCSPEDRDVPEIGDEIAAGRAVKDLAGQLLRVADNDLEGVGAAPPRREHRVAYGWTDAMA, encoded by the coding sequence ATGGCAAAGACAGTCGAGTGGCCCGTCCGTCTGTACCTCTTCGAGGAGGACGGCACGACCAAGGCACGCGTGGTGCTCCGTACCGGAACCACCACCCTCACCGGGCACGGCACGGCCCGGTGCAGCCCCGAGGACCGGGATGTACCGGAGATCGGCGACGAGATCGCGGCCGGGCGTGCGGTGAAGGATCTCGCCGGGCAGCTGCTGCGGGTGGCCGACAACGACCTCGAAGGTGTCGGTGCCGCGCCGCCCCGGCGGGAGCACCGCGTCGCCTACGGCTGGACGGACGCCATGGCGTGA
- a CDS encoding sugar ABC transporter permease encodes MSRTWALRKNKAAGASVPAADRRRLAPEFGTQNPLELLKRRFHSGELGSVPVALGLIVVWIIFESLNENFLSPRNLSNLSVDIVGIGMISVGIVFVLLLGEIDLSVGSVSGLAAAAFAVLNVNHGVPEGLALLIAVLGGTAIGAFQGFFLAKVGVPAFVVTLAGLLGWNGLMLYILGANGTINIDDKGLLAMLTGYYFHNVAAAYGLAALGTAGYFLASYHDARRRRAAGVPARPLSEILLRTGVLAAIAMASAFVLNQFLGLPLALLIFLVVLVGLDYVLRRTRYGRMIFALGGSVEASRRTGLNVDLVRISVFMMSGTMAAIGGLFLASRVTSASQTSGAGLLLMDVIAAAVIGGTSLFGGRGRTWSALLGVLVIQSIASGVALMGIQTAVQFMITGGVLLIAVVIDSLSRRAQRAHGRV; translated from the coding sequence ATGAGCCGGACCTGGGCGCTCCGGAAGAACAAGGCAGCCGGCGCCTCGGTGCCCGCTGCCGACCGGCGCCGGCTCGCGCCCGAGTTCGGCACGCAGAACCCCCTGGAGCTGCTCAAGCGCAGGTTCCACAGCGGTGAGCTCGGCTCGGTCCCGGTCGCCCTCGGTCTGATCGTGGTGTGGATCATCTTCGAGAGCCTCAACGAGAACTTCCTCTCGCCGCGCAATCTGTCCAACCTGAGCGTGGACATCGTCGGCATCGGCATGATCTCGGTGGGCATCGTCTTCGTGCTGCTGCTGGGCGAGATCGATCTCTCGGTCGGCTCGGTGAGCGGTCTTGCCGCGGCCGCGTTCGCGGTGCTGAACGTGAACCACGGTGTGCCGGAGGGGCTCGCGCTGCTGATCGCGGTGCTCGGCGGCACGGCGATCGGAGCCTTCCAGGGCTTCTTCCTCGCCAAGGTCGGGGTACCGGCGTTCGTGGTCACCCTTGCGGGCCTGCTGGGCTGGAACGGCCTGATGCTCTACATCCTGGGCGCCAACGGCACGATCAACATCGACGACAAGGGCCTGCTCGCGATGCTGACCGGCTACTACTTCCACAATGTGGCCGCCGCGTACGGTCTGGCCGCGCTGGGCACCGCCGGGTACTTCCTCGCCTCGTACCATGATGCGCGGCGGCGCCGGGCCGCCGGGGTGCCCGCCCGGCCGCTGAGCGAGATCCTGCTGCGCACGGGCGTGCTGGCGGCGATCGCGATGGCCTCGGCGTTCGTCCTCAACCAGTTCCTGGGGCTCCCCCTGGCCCTGTTGATCTTCCTCGTCGTGCTGGTCGGTCTCGACTACGTACTGCGCCGCACGCGCTACGGACGCATGATCTTCGCGCTGGGCGGCAGCGTCGAGGCCTCCCGCCGCACCGGCCTCAATGTGGACCTGGTCCGCATCTCGGTCTTCATGATGTCCGGAACGATGGCGGCGATCGGCGGTCTGTTCCTGGCCTCGCGCGTCACCTCGGCCAGTCAGACCTCGGGGGCGGGCCTGCTGCTGATGGACGTCATCGCCGCGGCGGTCATCGGCGGCACCAGTCTGTTCGGCGGACGGGGCCGGACCTGGTCGGCCCTGCTCGGTGTCCTGGTGATCCAGTCGATCGCCTCCGGTGTGGCCCTCATGGGCATCCAGACGGCCGTGCAGTTCATGATCACGGGCGGGGTGCTGTTGATCGCCGTGGTCATCGACTCGCTGTCGCGGCGGGCTCAACGGGCGCACGGGCGGGTCTGA
- a CDS encoding universal stress protein, which yields MKDVITAGVDGTPESLSAILWAAEEARLRRARLRLLHAWVLLAPEPTPHPTAEQDQNYWPHRMMDEAATAVRTRFPDLPVDEALVSKDPLEALQEAAEQSDLLVLGSRDLGPVSRYALGELGMQLVAHTAFPTVLVRARQDTTATERAGEVMVGLSLHGPCETLLAFAFDSAARRGGTLRAVHGRHLPAYAYNRGGGVEPIAAEEAAQDARQELAAALQPWREKYPDVRVDDRVVMESPAPALLHSAADAGLFIVGRRRRHRLPGPRIGHVVQAVVHHAPCPVAVVPHE from the coding sequence ATGAAGGATGTCATCACCGCCGGTGTGGACGGTACGCCCGAGTCCTTGTCCGCGATCCTGTGGGCGGCCGAGGAAGCACGGCTGCGTCGTGCGCGCCTGCGGCTGCTGCATGCCTGGGTGCTGCTCGCGCCGGAGCCGACGCCCCACCCCACCGCCGAACAGGACCAGAACTACTGGCCCCACCGGATGATGGACGAGGCCGCCACGGCGGTCCGCACCCGTTTCCCGGACCTTCCGGTGGACGAGGCCCTGGTGTCCAAGGACCCGCTGGAGGCCCTGCAGGAGGCCGCGGAGCAGTCGGACCTGCTGGTCCTCGGCTCACGGGATCTGGGCCCGGTGTCGCGCTACGCCCTCGGTGAGCTCGGTATGCAACTGGTGGCCCACACCGCCTTCCCCACGGTCCTGGTACGCGCCCGGCAGGACACCACGGCGACCGAGCGGGCCGGCGAGGTGATGGTGGGGCTGAGCCTCCACGGGCCGTGCGAGACGCTGCTCGCCTTCGCCTTCGACAGCGCCGCCCGGCGGGGTGGCACCCTGCGGGCCGTCCACGGCAGGCATCTGCCCGCGTACGCCTACAACCGCGGGGGCGGTGTGGAGCCGATCGCCGCCGAGGAAGCGGCACAGGACGCGCGGCAGGAGCTGGCCGCCGCCCTGCAGCCCTGGCGGGAGAAGTACCCGGACGTGCGGGTGGACGACCGGGTGGTGATGGAGAGTCCGGCGCCGGCGCTGCTGCACAGCGCCGCGGACGCGGGACTGTTCATCGTCGGCCGCCGGCGCCGGCACCGGCTGCCGGGGCCCCGGATCGGTCATGTCGTGCAGGCGGTCGTCCACCACGCTCCGTGTCCGGTGGCCGTGGTCCCTCATGAGTGA
- a CDS encoding permease, producing MSAILHALSLAGSMTWEITWALILGFALSAIVQAVVRKSTVTGLLGDDRPRTLAMAAALGAASSSCSYAAVALARSLFRKGAHFTAAMAFEIASTNLVVELGVILALLMGWQFTAAEFTGGPLMIVLLAVLFRLFLRDPLLRQAREQAERGLAGAMEGHAAMDMSVRREGSFARRLFSAEGYTSASHVFVMEWAAILKDLVIGLLIAGAIAAWVPDSFWRAFFFDGHPLAAKLWGPLIGPLVAIASFVCSVGNVPLAVVLWKGGISFGGVVAFLFSDLLILPILHIYRKYYGIRTALFLLVTFYAAIVVAGYAVEFAFGALGLIPSQASATIPMSGVSWNYTTWLNIVFLLLAAALVHRFLRTGGRTMLRMMGGAPPGGPGTSTAQDGAGRGPR from the coding sequence ATGTCCGCGATCCTGCACGCCCTGTCCCTCGCCGGATCCATGACCTGGGAGATCACCTGGGCGCTGATCCTGGGTTTCGCGCTGTCCGCGATCGTCCAGGCCGTGGTGCGCAAGTCCACCGTGACCGGCCTGCTCGGCGACGACCGTCCCCGCACCCTGGCCATGGCCGCCGCCCTGGGCGCCGCCTCCTCGTCCTGCTCGTACGCCGCGGTCGCGCTGGCCCGGTCCCTGTTCCGCAAGGGCGCGCACTTCACGGCAGCCATGGCGTTCGAGATCGCCTCCACGAACCTGGTGGTCGAACTCGGCGTCATCCTGGCCCTGTTGATGGGGTGGCAGTTCACGGCCGCCGAGTTCACCGGCGGACCGCTGATGATCGTGCTGCTGGCCGTGCTGTTCCGCCTCTTCCTGCGCGACCCGCTGCTGCGCCAGGCGCGTGAGCAGGCCGAACGGGGCCTGGCGGGCGCCATGGAGGGGCATGCCGCGATGGACATGTCCGTACGCCGCGAAGGGTCCTTCGCACGGCGGCTGTTCTCCGCCGAGGGGTACACCTCGGCCTCGCACGTCTTCGTCATGGAGTGGGCGGCGATCCTCAAGGACCTGGTGATCGGTCTGCTGATCGCCGGTGCCATCGCCGCCTGGGTCCCCGACAGCTTCTGGCGCGCCTTCTTCTTCGACGGGCATCCGCTGGCCGCGAAGTTGTGGGGGCCGCTGATCGGACCGCTGGTGGCGATCGCGTCGTTCGTCTGCTCCGTCGGCAATGTGCCGCTGGCGGTGGTCCTGTGGAAGGGCGGCATCAGCTTCGGCGGGGTGGTCGCCTTCCTCTTCTCCGACCTGCTGATCCTGCCGATCCTGCACATCTACCGGAAGTACTACGGGATCAGGACGGCACTGTTTTTGCTGGTCACCTTCTACGCGGCCATCGTCGTGGCGGGCTATGCGGTCGAATTCGCCTTCGGCGCCCTGGGGCTGATCCCCAGCCAGGCCTCCGCGACGATCCCCATGTCAGGGGTCTCCTGGAACTACACCACCTGGCTCAACATCGTCTTCCTCCTCCTCGCCGCCGCGCTGGTCCACCGGTTCCTGCGCACCGGGGGCCGGACCATGCTCCGCATGATGGGCGGCGCCCCGCCCGGCGGCCCGGGGACATCCACCGCGCAGGACGGCGCCGGGCGCGGGCCGCGCTGA
- a CDS encoding nicotinate phosphoribosyltransferase, with product MSDATTTDLYEVTMALSYLHEGMTQPATFSCFVRALPPERGFLIAAGAETVLDFLAGFRVGHEDVEVFAEALQRPARDLAPLLGMRFTGEVRAVPEGRVVLAGEPLLEITAPLPQAQFVESFVLNHLTHQTAIASKCIRCVLAARGRSVVDFSLRRTHGTAAARQVARLGAMTGFAGTSNVAAAHAEDLTAVGTMAHSYIEAFEDEEAAFTAFALCHPGPVTFLVDTYDTESGVAAAARVLNGLGRGDGSAIRLDSGDLAELAFRARSILDNAGLPQVRIVASGGLDEYAVHDLARARAPIDVYAVGTRVGVSADAPSLDSAYKLVAYDGRPVMKLSSAKMTAPGRKQVFRRPGCLDVVGLADEPLPEGSTPLLETLMRGGVRSTPRGRLPEARQRVVADVAELPATARHIRSPQAVHPRVSKRLAALTDRVRRRIEREVLAPFGSHA from the coding sequence ATGTCGGATGCGACGACCACCGACCTGTACGAAGTCACCATGGCCCTCTCGTATCTGCACGAGGGCATGACGCAACCGGCGACCTTCAGCTGCTTCGTGCGGGCGCTGCCGCCGGAACGGGGGTTCCTGATCGCCGCCGGGGCCGAAACCGTCCTCGATTTCCTCGCCGGCTTCAGGGTCGGACACGAGGATGTCGAGGTGTTCGCCGAGGCGCTGCAGCGGCCGGCGCGGGATCTGGCCCCGCTCCTGGGCATGCGCTTCACCGGCGAGGTCCGGGCGGTGCCGGAGGGGCGGGTGGTGCTGGCGGGTGAGCCGCTGCTGGAGATCACCGCTCCGCTGCCGCAGGCCCAGTTCGTGGAGTCCTTCGTGCTGAACCACCTCACCCACCAGACGGCCATCGCCTCCAAGTGCATCCGCTGTGTGCTCGCCGCGCGGGGCCGCTCCGTCGTGGATTTCTCGCTGCGGCGCACCCATGGCACCGCCGCCGCCCGGCAGGTGGCCCGGCTCGGTGCGATGACCGGTTTCGCGGGCACCAGCAATGTGGCGGCGGCGCACGCCGAGGATCTGACGGCCGTCGGCACGATGGCGCACTCGTACATCGAGGCGTTCGAGGACGAGGAGGCGGCATTCACCGCGTTCGCGCTCTGCCACCCCGGACCGGTGACCTTTCTGGTGGACACCTACGACACCGAGTCGGGTGTCGCGGCGGCGGCCCGGGTGCTCAACGGGCTGGGCCGCGGTGACGGGTCGGCCATCCGGCTGGACAGCGGTGACCTGGCGGAACTGGCCTTCAGGGCCCGCTCGATCCTGGACAACGCGGGGCTGCCGCAGGTGCGGATCGTCGCCAGCGGCGGGCTGGACGAATACGCCGTGCACGACCTGGCGCGCGCGAGAGCACCGATCGACGTCTACGCCGTCGGCACCCGCGTCGGTGTGAGCGCCGATGCCCCCTCCCTGGACTCGGCGTACAAGCTCGTCGCCTACGACGGCCGGCCCGTGATGAAGCTGTCGTCGGCGAAGATGACCGCCCCGGGGCGCAAGCAGGTCTTCCGCCGGCCCGGGTGCCTCGATGTGGTCGGCCTGGCCGACGAGCCGCTCCCGGAGGGCAGCACCCCGCTGCTGGAGACGCTGATGCGCGGGGGCGTGCGCAGCACACCGCGCGGCCGGCTGCCGGAGGCCCGGCAGCGGGTCGTGGCGGATGTCGCGGAGCTGCCCGCGACGGCCCGGCACATCCGGTCGCCGCAGGCGGTGCACCCCAGGGTGTCGAAGCGGCTCGCCGCCCTGACCGACCGGGTCCGGCGGCGGATCGAGCGCGAGGTCCTGGCCCCGTTCGGCTCGCATGCCTGA
- a CDS encoding universal stress protein gives MEHPLVVGTDGSDSAFRALDWAADEAARHGLPLRVVYASRWERYEGAVPEEGGGRPSEQVLAESVVASAAEVARRRQADVKVSGEVLASDAITALLNEGLHATALILGSRGRGEIAGLLLGSVSLAVAARARCPVIVVRGDSAGLAGTHERILLGVADPAKETTAVRFAFREAEARHCMLEAVCAWPLPVRDATEAPLLAADARRYHEKQASALLDEALDEVSGAHPAVRVRRVTVEGPAHKVLVHRTAAADLLVTGAQHRQGHFGLQLGRVAHTALCHATCPVAVVPHHD, from the coding sequence ATGGAGCATCCGCTGGTCGTGGGGACCGATGGATCGGATTCCGCCTTCCGGGCGCTCGACTGGGCAGCGGACGAAGCGGCGCGCCACGGCCTTCCGCTGCGGGTCGTCTACGCCTCCCGATGGGAGCGTTACGAGGGCGCGGTGCCGGAGGAGGGCGGCGGACGCCCCAGCGAGCAGGTGCTCGCGGAGTCCGTTGTCGCATCCGCCGCGGAGGTCGCCCGCCGCCGGCAGGCGGACGTCAAGGTCTCGGGAGAGGTGCTCGCCAGCGACGCGATCACCGCCCTGCTGAACGAGGGACTCCATGCGACGGCGCTGATCCTGGGGTCACGGGGACGCGGCGAGATCGCCGGTCTGCTGCTGGGGTCGGTCAGCCTGGCGGTGGCGGCCCGCGCCCGGTGCCCGGTCATCGTGGTGCGTGGTGACTCGGCCGGACTGGCGGGCACGCATGAGCGCATCCTCCTCGGTGTCGCCGACCCGGCCAAGGAGACGACGGCCGTCCGCTTCGCCTTCCGTGAGGCCGAGGCCCGCCACTGCATGCTGGAGGCGGTCTGCGCCTGGCCCCTGCCGGTACGCGATGCGACCGAGGCCCCGCTGCTCGCCGCGGACGCCCGGCGCTACCACGAGAAGCAGGCCTCGGCGCTGCTGGACGAGGCGCTGGACGAGGTGTCCGGCGCGCATCCGGCGGTGCGGGTACGGCGGGTCACGGTCGAGGGGCCGGCCCACAAGGTCCTGGTGCACCGCACCGCCGCCGCGGATCTGCTGGTGACCGGAGCGCAGCACCGCCAGGGCCACTTCGGCCTCCAGCTCGGACGGGTGGCGCACACCGCGCTCTGCCATGCCACCTGCCCCGTGGCGGTGGTGCCGCATCATGACTGA
- a CDS encoding sugar ABC transporter substrate-binding protein, with translation MNARLRGAAALLAGVCMVAGPAACGEAGGARESNGSASGGAPKIGVLLPDNTSRLYHFDKPLIEKKIHHLCPECTVETVSAQHDVATQQQQMDAMITKQVQVLILDAVDSKSLRSSVESARRAGIPVVAYDRLVEGPVSAYVSFNGETVGRLQGEALLKALGPKARDAQIVMMNGASTDPNSAWFKQGALAALKGKVKIAKAYETGDWRPENANRNMSAALSALGADHIDGVYSANDGLAAGIIAALQAAKVAPLPPITGQDAELAAIQRLVKGDQIMTVYKPFAPEAGTAAAMAVALGRGEKLKDITTHTVNSPTNRGIPAVLLTPVSVNVHNIKNTVVKDGMYTIDQICTPKFESACKRAGLLR, from the coding sequence GTGAATGCCCGCCTGCGGGGAGCCGCTGCCCTCCTGGCCGGGGTGTGCATGGTGGCCGGCCCGGCTGCCTGCGGAGAGGCCGGCGGGGCACGAGAGTCGAACGGGTCCGCCTCCGGCGGCGCCCCGAAGATCGGTGTGCTGCTCCCGGACAACACCTCGCGCCTCTACCACTTCGACAAGCCCCTGATCGAGAAGAAGATCCATCATCTGTGCCCCGAGTGCACGGTGGAGACCGTCAGCGCGCAGCACGATGTGGCCACCCAGCAGCAGCAGATGGACGCGATGATCACCAAGCAGGTCCAGGTGCTGATCCTGGATGCCGTCGATTCCAAGTCGCTCCGCTCCTCGGTCGAGAGCGCGCGGCGGGCCGGCATCCCGGTCGTCGCCTACGACCGCCTCGTCGAGGGGCCGGTCTCCGCCTATGTCTCCTTCAACGGCGAGACGGTCGGCAGGCTGCAGGGCGAGGCGCTGCTCAAGGCGCTCGGCCCCAAGGCGCGCGACGCCCAGATCGTCATGATGAACGGCGCTTCGACGGACCCCAACTCCGCCTGGTTCAAGCAGGGCGCGCTCGCCGCGCTCAAGGGCAAGGTGAAGATCGCGAAGGCCTACGAGACCGGCGACTGGCGACCGGAGAACGCGAACCGCAACATGTCCGCCGCCCTCTCGGCCCTCGGCGCGGACCACATCGACGGCGTCTACTCCGCCAACGACGGACTCGCCGCCGGCATCATCGCCGCCCTCCAGGCCGCCAAGGTCGCTCCGCTGCCGCCCATCACCGGCCAGGACGCCGAACTCGCCGCCATTCAACGCCTCGTCAAGGGCGATCAGATCATGACCGTCTACAAGCCCTTCGCGCCCGAGGCCGGCACCGCCGCCGCCATGGCCGTCGCGCTGGGACGCGGCGAGAAGCTCAAAGACATCACGACGCACACGGTCAACAGCCCCACCAACCGGGGCATCCCGGCCGTGCTGCTCACCCCGGTCTCCGTGAACGTGCACAACATCAAGAACACCGTCGTCAAGGACGGTATGTACACGATCGATCAGATCTGCACCCCCAAGTTCGAGTCCGCCTGCAAGAGGGCGGGGCTCCTCAGGTAA
- the ppk2 gene encoding polyphosphate kinase 2 encodes MAEKQGGNGPAKLPRSLYERELYRLQTELVKLQEWVRTEGARLVVVFEGRDAAGKGSTIKRVTENLNPRVARIVALPRPTERERTQWYFQRYTEHLPAAGEMVLFDRSWYNRAGVERVMGFCTPAEHQRFLRQCPVFERMLVEDGILLRKYWFSVSDEIQERRFRRRLEDPTRRWKLSPMDLESLTRWEEYSRAKDEMFVHTDIAESPWYVVESDDKRRARLNMIAHLLSTLPYRDITPPSLDIPPRPPATGYQRPPRDLQTYVPDHAAGLEQ; translated from the coding sequence ATGGCGGAGAAACAGGGCGGCAACGGCCCCGCGAAGCTGCCGCGGTCACTGTACGAGCGGGAGCTGTACCGGCTGCAGACGGAGCTGGTGAAGCTCCAGGAGTGGGTGCGGACCGAGGGCGCCCGGCTGGTGGTGGTCTTCGAGGGGCGTGACGCGGCCGGCAAGGGAAGCACGATCAAACGCGTCACCGAGAACCTCAATCCCCGGGTGGCGCGGATCGTGGCGCTGCCCCGGCCCACCGAGCGGGAGCGCACCCAGTGGTACTTCCAGCGCTATACGGAGCACCTGCCCGCGGCGGGCGAGATGGTGCTGTTCGACCGCAGTTGGTACAACCGGGCCGGTGTCGAGCGGGTCATGGGGTTCTGCACTCCGGCGGAGCACCAGCGGTTTCTGCGGCAGTGCCCGGTCTTCGAGCGGATGCTGGTGGAGGACGGGATCCTGCTGCGCAAATACTGGTTCTCGGTGAGTGACGAGATTCAGGAGCGGCGGTTCCGGCGCCGGCTGGAGGACCCGACGCGGCGCTGGAAGCTCTCCCCCATGGACCTCGAATCGCTGACCCGCTGGGAGGAGTACTCGCGGGCCAAGGACGAGATGTTCGTCCACACGGACATCGCGGAGTCACCGTGGTACGTCGTCGAGAGCGACGACAAACGCCGGGCCCGGCTGAACATGATCGCCCATCTGCTGTCGACGCTGCCCTACCGCGACATCACCCCGCCGTCGCTCGACATCCCACCGCGGCCCCCGGCCACCGGCTATCAGCGGCCGCCCCGGGACCTGCAGACCTATGTGCCCGATCACGCGGCCGGGCTGGAGCAGTGA